A DNA window from Sediminitomix flava contains the following coding sequences:
- a CDS encoding RNA polymerase sigma factor: MKDSTLWQELKEGNAKAFKEIFDTHVKLLYKYGYKFCQDPDLVDDCIQDIFMRIWEKRSTLGTTDNIKFYLMVTLKRAIYQKILQKKKLPTSTDGDEKYENFSLSFSIEEDIIKNETDAFNKERLLETLNTLPKRQKEVIYLRFYMGLSYEETAELMELNYQSVRNLQSTALKNMKGQMGMACLVLFLMV, encoded by the coding sequence ATGAAGGATAGTACACTTTGGCAAGAACTAAAGGAGGGAAATGCAAAAGCCTTCAAGGAAATTTTTGATACACACGTTAAACTCTTGTACAAATACGGCTATAAATTTTGTCAGGATCCAGATCTCGTAGATGACTGTATTCAAGATATTTTTATGCGTATTTGGGAAAAACGTAGTACGCTAGGAACTACTGATAACATCAAATTTTATTTGATGGTCACGCTCAAGCGAGCAATTTATCAGAAGATTCTTCAGAAGAAAAAATTACCGACGAGTACAGATGGCGATGAGAAATACGAAAATTTCTCTTTAAGTTTTTCCATAGAAGAAGATATCATTAAAAACGAAACGGATGCTTTTAATAAAGAGCGTTTGTTGGAAACATTGAATACTTTACCTAAAAGGCAAAAGGAAGTCATCTATCTCCGTTTTTATATGGGTTTGTCTTATGAAGAAACAGCTGAACTGATGGAGTTGAATTATCAGTCGGTGCGTAACCTACAGAGTACAGCCCTTAAAAACATGAAAGGACAAATGGGTATGGCTTGTCTGGTATTGTTCTTAATGGTTTAA
- a CDS encoding zinc-dependent alcohol dehydrogenase family protein, which produces MRAMILNAFGENAQFELTELEKPTAKAGQVLVKIAASSVNTVDTMIRKRGKDLPLSPPVPALLGMDFAGTIEAVGEGVSNFAVGDEVYGCAGGLADLPGTLADYIAADSKLVAHKAKNLSMKEAAALPLVVITAYEGLTRAGIKEGQKVLVHGGAGGVGHLAVQLAKHFGAEVFATGDETQASIIESLGATPINFKTETVEQYVNKYTNGAGFDLIYDTVGAGNLLKSFNAAALNAQIATTVTLCELDLTTAHFKGLSLHVVFMLIPMLHNFKREEHGHILEEITKIAEAGHLKPILDKEQFSLEEVSKAHARLESGKAIGKVVIEN; this is translated from the coding sequence ATGAGAGCAATGATCCTTAATGCATTTGGTGAAAATGCACAGTTTGAACTCACTGAATTAGAAAAACCTACGGCAAAAGCTGGACAGGTTTTAGTAAAAATAGCCGCATCAAGTGTGAATACAGTAGACACTATGATCCGAAAAAGGGGAAAAGATTTACCTCTATCACCTCCTGTTCCTGCTCTTCTAGGAATGGACTTCGCTGGTACAATAGAAGCTGTTGGAGAAGGAGTAAGCAACTTTGCTGTAGGTGATGAAGTTTATGGCTGTGCTGGTGGCTTAGCAGATTTACCAGGTACTCTTGCAGATTATATAGCTGCTGATAGTAAGTTGGTTGCTCATAAAGCTAAAAATTTAAGCATGAAAGAAGCTGCCGCCCTTCCATTAGTTGTGATTACTGCCTACGAAGGTCTGACAAGAGCGGGTATCAAAGAAGGACAAAAAGTTTTGGTTCATGGCGGAGCTGGAGGTGTTGGTCATTTGGCTGTTCAACTAGCTAAACACTTCGGAGCTGAAGTATTTGCCACTGGAGATGAAACCCAAGCAAGTATTATTGAAAGTTTGGGAGCTACTCCAATCAACTTCAAAACTGAAACAGTTGAGCAATATGTAAATAAATACACAAATGGAGCTGGTTTTGATTTGATTTACGATACCGTTGGCGCAGGAAATCTTCTCAAATCATTCAATGCAGCAGCCCTCAATGCACAAATTGCCACTACCGTTACTTTGTGTGAATTAGACTTAACTACCGCACATTTTAAAGGACTTTCTTTACATGTTGTATTTATGCTTATTCCGATGCTTCATAATTTCAAACGTGAAGAGCATGGTCACATATTGGAGGAAATCACTAAAATAGCTGAAGCAGGACATTTAAAACCAATCCTTGACAAGGAACAGTTTTCATTGGAAGAAGTCAGTAAAGCTCATGCGAGGTTAGAGAGTGGGAAAGCAATTGGGAAAGTAGTCATCGAGAATTGA
- a CDS encoding oxygenase MpaB family protein, with protein sequence MNELDVLLDNKRLIADPLADQTVEKLIESNGLDSIRLIFDIVSKNEDLPEVEMPEVLRSYFEETAQLPEWVDFEKIREGERFFEEYGLQISMMLLCKSLPATYACAKGAEVLHMTGRFQADENGDLSKFTRRLMETAQFVIDVMSEGGLGPNGRGIRTAQKVRLIHAAIRYYLLNKHNWDTEYFGLPINQEDMAGTLLAFSVFPLEGLLQIGVDLTEEEKESYLYAWRVVGHIMGVLPELIPQNYDEGIKLGYQILDDQKAPSEAGRELTDACVTFMQNIIPGTVLDFYPKLLMRHLIGDELADIVGIEAKDSLLGSLIEKASFIMIDAIDDTMDHSEIISKLAQHFNKSLLQGMLLYFNDYKKVHFYIPPSLKENWEKTTELGQPEWLSVISTPAIGKWRLSIQHHTQKS encoded by the coding sequence ATGAATGAGCTTGATGTACTTTTAGACAATAAACGTTTAATCGCAGACCCTCTTGCAGATCAAACCGTTGAGAAACTGATAGAATCAAATGGGTTAGATTCTATTCGGTTAATTTTTGATATCGTTTCAAAAAACGAAGATCTACCAGAGGTTGAGATGCCCGAGGTCCTAAGATCATATTTTGAAGAAACTGCTCAGCTACCAGAATGGGTAGACTTTGAAAAAATACGTGAAGGTGAGCGATTCTTTGAAGAATACGGACTTCAGATTTCAATGATGCTTTTATGTAAATCTTTACCAGCAACTTATGCTTGTGCAAAAGGTGCCGAAGTTTTACATATGACTGGACGTTTTCAAGCGGATGAAAATGGAGATTTGAGTAAGTTTACCCGTAGACTTATGGAGACTGCTCAGTTTGTGATTGATGTAATGTCTGAGGGCGGTTTAGGTCCTAATGGTAGAGGAATAAGAACAGCTCAAAAGGTTCGTCTTATCCATGCTGCAATTCGATACTATCTGCTAAACAAGCATAATTGGGATACGGAGTACTTCGGACTTCCAATCAATCAGGAAGATATGGCAGGAACACTTCTAGCTTTTTCAGTTTTTCCTCTTGAAGGTTTATTACAAATAGGTGTAGACTTAACTGAGGAAGAAAAGGAAAGCTATCTCTATGCATGGAGAGTTGTTGGGCATATTATGGGAGTTCTTCCTGAGCTAATTCCTCAAAACTATGATGAAGGAATAAAACTAGGATACCAAATTCTTGATGATCAAAAAGCGCCTTCTGAGGCTGGAAGAGAATTGACTGATGCTTGTGTTACTTTCATGCAAAATATAATCCCGGGTACAGTCCTTGACTTCTACCCTAAATTACTCATGCGTCATCTTATTGGTGATGAGCTAGCTGATATTGTAGGCATAGAAGCAAAAGATTCTTTATTAGGTTCACTCATCGAAAAAGCATCATTTATTATGATTGATGCTATTGATGATACGATGGATCATTCGGAAATAATCTCAAAACTCGCACAGCATTTCAATAAGTCGCTACTTCAAGGAATGCTACTCTATTTCAACGATTATAAAAAAGTCCATTTCTACATTCCACCTTCATTAAAAGAAAACTGGGAGAAAACCACAGAGCTAGGACAACCTGAATGGCTTAGTGTCATCAGCACTCCTGCTATTGGGAAATGGAGATTAAGTATACAACACCACACTCAAAAAAGCTAA
- a CDS encoding FecR family protein — translation MSSIDKYLNDPKFCSWALGEAEETVFWNKYISDHPEEKEIIEKAVSIVQKVKVDEPTITDAHVQKLWSSIAQQTVQQTKSRSLFPQWSYAVAASIALLITVSVVYFQFFQGVQVQAEYAEQKTHVLPDGSEVWINAGSKIKYDPEKWAETRTLQLEGEAYFEVEKGSKFTVQTPKGDVSVLGTRFNVFARSDDFRVECYSGKVKVESPNQKEVILEQGDKAVLAETLLKKEETTTSRIPLWKEGHFQFDNMLLTDVFDEVERQFDVSINFKDQTAIQNRRYTGTFSNKNLEICLEIVCVPMGLKYTVNGQEITIE, via the coding sequence ATGTCATCAATCGATAAATATTTAAATGATCCAAAATTTTGTTCTTGGGCTTTGGGCGAAGCCGAAGAAACAGTCTTTTGGAATAAGTATATCTCGGATCATCCTGAAGAAAAAGAGATTATTGAAAAAGCGGTCTCTATTGTTCAGAAAGTAAAGGTAGATGAACCGACGATAACAGATGCTCATGTCCAGAAGCTCTGGTCTTCGATAGCCCAACAAACTGTTCAGCAAACAAAATCGAGAAGTCTATTCCCACAATGGTCTTATGCTGTGGCTGCTTCAATAGCACTTCTAATCACAGTATCTGTTGTCTATTTCCAATTTTTCCAAGGTGTACAGGTACAAGCTGAATATGCCGAGCAGAAAACACATGTTTTACCTGATGGCTCTGAAGTTTGGATTAATGCCGGTTCAAAGATTAAATATGATCCTGAAAAGTGGGCTGAAACTAGAACCTTACAGTTAGAGGGAGAGGCTTATTTTGAGGTAGAAAAAGGGAGTAAGTTTACCGTTCAGACTCCTAAAGGAGATGTGTCTGTACTAGGCACTCGTTTCAATGTCTTTGCCCGATCAGATGATTTTAGAGTAGAATGTTACAGTGGTAAAGTGAAGGTTGAAAGTCCGAATCAGAAAGAGGTGATTTTGGAACAAGGTGATAAGGCTGTACTTGCTGAGACTTTACTCAAAAAGGAAGAGACAACTACTTCAAGAATTCCGCTTTGGAAAGAAGGACATTTCCAGTTTGACAATATGCTACTTACAGATGTCTTTGATGAGGTCGAAAGACAATTTGATGTAAGCATCAATTTCAAAGATCAAACAGCAATTCAAAATCGAAGATATACAGGTACATTCTCCAATAAGAATCTTGAAATCTGTCTTGAGATTGTCTGTGTACCTATGGGACTAAAATATACGGTGAATGGTCAAGAGATCACGATTGAATAA
- a CDS encoding TonB-dependent receptor plug domain-containing protein gives MVKRSRLNKLLFLYTLFFITTLVPFHMPKVYGQELLLITRKFDSEPLTEVLKQLSEEFGYYIAFDEDKLKELQVNADLSELSFENAITVILKDFKLTYQILDKKYVIVKEALSIPTPESKFQIQGSVIDAETGETLPYALITDLSTYKGGLTNEQGLFSMTLPEQADSLKISFLGYRLQVITREMYENEAVLDIRLKKETETLETLDVKRKKSLTSEVLSEEQSAMLVTNTVASELYSSQSNNLSYALQFLPGVSTQGGMSSAMQVRGGSSDQNLTLVDGFPLYQIGHYNNMFDLVNPVLGDSVKILKGGYDARYGNRVSSIVDVRLDVPSLTEVEGELGLQSLAFEGMISVPIIEGKLSLLWAGRKSHNLLPNTLYKDLYATSETNILYNENYASEDNSEAFRRAVFPNTSFYDTNLKLAYLHNTKNIFVFSSLFSEDEMSQRQSFSQRIPGQSNPNRIRTITIENKDNRTWNNQGASLEWTRLHHENAETKTYLSYGSSALSTDHFYNYNVNLLNNIIGIERDSAVHTHEEITDFGFHVDHKQQTALGLFELGGNWTYNQIDRISALEQSNTLLMSSNTLGTYAQLSASHKKLSYKLGARVWYYEPTQKTYFAPRASLRIEPTDAFALKFAGGRYFQFIHQISDPLSKDYQWLLVDDIGIPVQVSDHLIGGFSFKKGGSTWDVEVYQKKSKGDISQLTLRNPQYRDGLKGEGLSQGLDTFYEYTQQAWKIYASYAFNKYTGFFSNQREEQKTSHILQLAGMYQFRKVKFGLTWLWNNTNYEFIGFSKKQTDKYPLLRIVQEPFNIPVYHRLDFSAQYDFRLNDKFDAELGLVIYDLYNKQNLQETQITGFRYDGRIQYVLTDLYQTGFLPNLTFKVKF, from the coding sequence ATGGTCAAGAGATCACGATTGAATAAACTACTTTTTTTATATACACTATTTTTTATTACAACATTAGTTCCTTTTCATATGCCCAAAGTGTATGGACAGGAACTTTTGTTGATTACTAGAAAATTTGATAGTGAGCCACTCACTGAAGTTCTTAAACAACTCTCTGAAGAATTTGGGTATTACATCGCATTTGATGAAGACAAGCTGAAAGAATTACAAGTAAATGCAGACTTAAGTGAATTGAGTTTTGAAAATGCAATTACAGTTATTCTGAAAGACTTTAAACTAACTTATCAGATTTTGGATAAGAAGTATGTGATTGTAAAAGAAGCTCTTTCAATTCCTACCCCAGAATCAAAGTTTCAAATACAAGGGTCAGTAATTGATGCCGAAACAGGAGAAACTTTACCTTATGCACTCATCACAGATTTATCTACTTACAAAGGAGGACTAACAAATGAGCAAGGGCTGTTTTCAATGACACTTCCTGAACAAGCTGACAGTTTGAAAATCTCTTTTTTGGGCTACAGGCTTCAAGTAATTACACGTGAGATGTATGAGAATGAAGCTGTGCTAGATATTAGGCTAAAGAAAGAAACGGAAACATTGGAGACCTTAGATGTGAAACGTAAAAAATCACTCACATCTGAAGTGTTGTCTGAGGAACAAAGTGCAATGCTAGTAACCAACACCGTTGCAAGTGAGCTGTATTCTTCCCAATCCAATAATCTATCTTATGCACTTCAGTTTCTTCCGGGAGTGAGTACACAAGGAGGGATGTCTTCAGCCATGCAAGTTCGAGGAGGAAGTAGCGATCAGAATTTGACATTGGTTGATGGTTTTCCGCTTTATCAAATTGGGCATTACAATAATATGTTTGATTTGGTAAATCCAGTATTGGGCGATTCTGTCAAAATATTGAAAGGGGGTTACGATGCTCGTTATGGAAATAGAGTGTCAAGTATTGTAGATGTCAGGTTGGATGTTCCTTCACTTACAGAAGTAGAAGGAGAGTTGGGTTTGCAATCTTTGGCATTTGAGGGAATGATTTCTGTACCGATTATTGAGGGAAAGCTGTCCTTACTTTGGGCAGGACGAAAGTCTCATAATCTACTACCAAACACACTTTACAAAGATTTATACGCCACTTCCGAAACCAATATTCTCTATAATGAAAACTATGCTTCGGAAGATAATTCGGAAGCATTCAGACGAGCGGTTTTTCCTAATACTAGTTTTTATGATACAAACCTTAAACTAGCGTATCTGCATAACACTAAAAACATCTTTGTATTTAGTTCTTTATTCAGTGAGGATGAAATGAGTCAGAGACAATCATTTTCACAGCGAATTCCTGGACAGTCAAATCCAAATAGAATTCGTACGATAACCATAGAGAATAAAGATAACAGAACATGGAACAACCAAGGCGCAAGTTTGGAGTGGACTAGGTTACACCATGAAAATGCTGAGACTAAAACGTATTTAAGTTATGGCTCATCGGCATTGAGCACAGATCATTTCTATAATTATAATGTAAATCTACTCAACAATATCATTGGGATAGAAAGAGATAGTGCTGTTCATACACATGAGGAAATAACTGATTTCGGTTTTCATGTTGATCATAAACAGCAAACAGCTTTAGGACTCTTCGAGTTGGGAGGAAATTGGACATATAATCAAATTGATCGGATTTCGGCTTTGGAGCAGTCCAATACGTTGTTAATGTCCTCCAATACATTGGGTACTTATGCACAACTTTCGGCTAGTCATAAAAAATTATCTTATAAGCTAGGGGCTAGAGTTTGGTATTATGAACCTACACAAAAAACGTATTTTGCACCGAGAGCATCTCTAAGAATTGAACCCACAGATGCTTTTGCATTAAAGTTTGCAGGAGGTAGGTATTTCCAATTTATTCATCAAATATCAGATCCTCTAAGTAAAGATTATCAATGGTTGTTGGTAGATGATATCGGGATTCCTGTTCAAGTATCAGATCATTTGATTGGAGGATTTAGTTTTAAGAAAGGTGGGAGTACTTGGGACGTAGAAGTTTATCAGAAGAAATCAAAAGGGGATATATCTCAGCTCACACTCCGAAACCCCCAGTACAGAGATGGTTTGAAAGGAGAAGGTCTTTCTCAAGGACTCGACACTTTTTATGAGTATACCCAACAAGCATGGAAAATATATGCTTCTTATGCTTTTAATAAGTATACAGGCTTTTTCTCAAATCAGCGAGAAGAACAAAAAACATCTCATATTCTCCAATTGGCAGGGATGTATCAGTTCAGAAAAGTGAAGTTTGGGCTCACATGGCTTTGGAATAATACCAATTATGAGTTCATAGGATTCTCAAAAAAACAGACGGATAAATATCCATTACTCCGCATTGTTCAAGAGCCTTTTAATATTCCTGTCTATCATCGATTGGACTTTTCAGCACAATATGATTTTCGTTTGAATGATAAATTTGATGCTGAATTGGGGCTTGTTATTTATGATTTGTATAACAAACAAAATCTTCAAGAAACTCAAATAACAGGATTCAGATACGATGGAAGAATACAATATGTACTTACTGATTTATACCAAACTGGCTTTTTACCGAATCTGACGTTTAAGGTGAAATTCTAA
- a CDS encoding STAS/SEC14 domain-containing protein encodes MEILNNLYCNIYTEPEKELLHVEWKEDSYLMSFEEVKEVVNNMVEVYANDEQINLLYSDNRKLGFTFADQFQMWYETNIAPVASKHLKKMAMIVSSDMFSQLSIEQIIEEEQGSLLNTQHFDNKEDAINWLLN; translated from the coding sequence ATGGAAATCTTAAATAACCTCTACTGTAACATCTATACAGAGCCCGAAAAAGAGCTTCTTCATGTGGAATGGAAAGAGGATTCTTACCTCATGAGTTTTGAAGAAGTGAAGGAAGTAGTAAACAACATGGTTGAAGTGTACGCCAATGATGAACAGATCAATCTGCTTTATTCAGACAACAGAAAGTTAGGATTCACATTTGCTGACCAATTTCAAATGTGGTATGAAACTAACATTGCTCCTGTAGCTAGTAAACACCTTAAAAAAATGGCCATGATCGTTTCATCGGATATGTTTTCACAGCTTTCAATCGAACAAATTATCGAAGAAGAACAAGGTAGCTTATTAAACACACAACATTTCGACAACAAAGAAGATGCAATAAATTGGTTACTAAACTGA
- a CDS encoding PP2C family protein-serine/threonine phosphatase, with amino-acid sequence MKKRKEEKRRELVSRQNQLLEEKVQERTFELAEANQELTVINEELNSTLETVSIQTETIRDKNKDITASINYAKRIQKASMPSPTKMADLFNEFFVFHRPRDIVSGDFFWTVTVGNKTLVAVVDCTGHGVPGAFMSMIGSQNLNEITKTKGITAPDEILAELQKAIAVNLDQNNNQNQDGMDMALCCIDMDTKTLSFAGAKNPLTYIDEKGELQTIKGSRASIGGQVEDTDTNPFERHDIQLKEGMQFYLYSDGYQDQFGGPDGKKFMSRRLREHLYSHRKNSLEKQGELLEETFDNWRGRERQIDDVMVIGIKVF; translated from the coding sequence ATGAAGAAGAGAAAAGAAGAGAAAAGAAGAGAATTGGTGAGCAGACAAAATCAGCTTCTAGAAGAAAAGGTACAAGAACGTACGTTTGAATTGGCTGAAGCAAACCAAGAACTTACAGTAATCAATGAAGAGTTGAATTCTACTTTGGAAACTGTAAGTATACAAACTGAAACTATTCGAGATAAGAATAAAGATATTACAGCGAGTATTAACTATGCGAAGAGGATTCAGAAAGCAAGTATGCCATCTCCTACTAAAATGGCAGACTTATTCAATGAATTCTTCGTATTCCACAGACCTCGTGATATCGTATCTGGAGATTTCTTCTGGACCGTTACAGTTGGCAACAAAACGCTAGTAGCTGTAGTAGACTGTACAGGTCACGGTGTTCCTGGAGCATTTATGAGTATGATTGGTTCTCAAAATTTGAATGAGATTACTAAAACCAAAGGCATTACCGCTCCAGACGAAATTTTAGCAGAACTACAAAAAGCCATTGCTGTAAACCTTGATCAAAATAACAACCAAAATCAAGATGGAATGGATATGGCTCTGTGTTGTATCGATATGGATACTAAAACACTAAGCTTTGCAGGTGCTAAAAATCCACTGACTTACATTGACGAAAAAGGAGAGTTACAAACCATTAAAGGTTCTAGAGCTTCTATTGGAGGACAAGTAGAAGATACCGATACAAACCCTTTTGAACGTCATGACATTCAGCTAAAAGAAGGAATGCAATTCTATCTTTACTCAGATGGTTACCAAGATCAATTTGGAGGACCTGATGGAAAGAAATTTATGTCGAGAAGACTACGTGAACACCTATATTCTCACCGTAAAAACAGCTTAGAAAAGCAAGGAGAATTACTCGAAGAAACTTTCGATAATTGGAGAGGACGAGAAAGGCAGATTGATGATGTAATGGTCATCGGGATTAAAGTCTTCTAA
- a CDS encoding transmembrane-type terpene cyclase — protein sequence MEKWINLTDYTVNQQILFLVDAICWMVAYGLAARNVIKYKFLEIPLAALVANFAWELVYSFALVTELGLWAVWGIRAWFLMDVFLLYALFKYGRKQVKNPYVLRYFNVIIIGGIIAWSGIIYLFHEEFGDPIGGITGYILNIMMSFLYIMLFFNHPQQKALSLGVAVWKMIGTAVIGVAVWIGDVPQPFVIWLAVITFILDLIYTFLLMNRKKFQLPNSNTALEKEASHAV from the coding sequence ATGGAAAAGTGGATTAACTTAACCGACTACACTGTAAATCAGCAAATTCTATTTCTTGTTGATGCTATCTGTTGGATGGTAGCCTACGGTTTGGCCGCAAGAAATGTAATAAAATATAAGTTTTTGGAAATTCCTTTGGCTGCTTTGGTTGCCAATTTTGCATGGGAATTAGTTTATAGTTTCGCACTCGTCACAGAATTGGGGCTCTGGGCTGTTTGGGGAATTAGAGCGTGGTTCTTAATGGACGTATTTCTACTTTATGCTTTATTTAAATACGGACGTAAGCAAGTCAAAAATCCTTATGTGCTTCGCTACTTTAATGTGATTATCATTGGGGGTATTATTGCTTGGTCCGGTATTATCTACCTTTTCCATGAGGAATTTGGTGATCCAATTGGAGGAATCACAGGGTATATTCTGAATATCATGATGTCTTTCTTATACATCATGTTGTTCTTCAACCACCCTCAGCAAAAAGCGCTTTCATTGGGCGTTGCTGTATGGAAAATGATTGGTACAGCAGTTATTGGTGTTGCTGTATGGATAGGAGATGTACCACAGCCATTTGTTATCTGGCTTGCTGTAATTACGTTTATTCTAGACCTAATTTATACATTCCTACTCATGAACAGAAAGAAATTCCAATTGCCTAACAGCAATACTGCATTAGAAAAGGAGGCATCACATGCGGTTTAA
- a CDS encoding 7TMR-DISM family protein, with amino-acid sequence MRFKVLYLLFVSILISSSSFGQSPFVLNSTLTEETTLVPHIEMSFEKGASITIEDIDSNRVAFESYNFEKVPVGSSTIWLRLQIQNKTAVQQSLTILTSRFDLLEFYFSNGKKVIGGNHYPNKGKEFIYRNNTYAPFVIEGNETIDCYIKAVFQDKADLHFEAIPQEFAIVNTADLVSEKESRDLSLWILCGAVAVMFCYNLLLFVLARDKGYMYYAFFTVVIFFFNLAFSGKFIEMMPSAELNELFQNYAGFLALSGMILFYRKLFNLRERFPLYDKITKGLLVYYALCFPLVYFGFNSFVVSTGPLAWLSVYVISFIIAIKLGRQGNLTAKYFMIGNGVYFLFAVVAMLQTIGQLPPTFLGIKPYTFTISGSIVELILFSLSLGAKMNEMQNNLLNKEIELRHEEEKRREKKRIGEQTKSASRRKGTRTYV; translated from the coding sequence ATGCGGTTTAAAGTACTCTATTTACTGTTTGTTTCAATTTTAATCTCAAGCAGTAGTTTTGGACAAAGCCCTTTTGTACTGAATTCAACACTCACTGAAGAAACTACATTAGTTCCTCACATAGAGATGAGCTTTGAAAAAGGAGCTTCAATTACTATCGAAGACATTGATAGTAATAGAGTTGCTTTTGAAAGCTACAACTTTGAAAAAGTTCCTGTTGGAAGTTCTACAATTTGGCTGCGTCTTCAAATTCAAAATAAAACAGCTGTACAGCAATCACTCACGATTCTTACGTCAAGATTCGACTTGCTAGAGTTTTATTTTAGTAATGGAAAAAAAGTGATTGGTGGTAATCATTACCCAAACAAAGGAAAAGAGTTTATTTATAGAAATAACACTTATGCTCCTTTTGTAATAGAAGGTAATGAAACGATTGATTGCTATATCAAAGCAGTTTTCCAAGACAAAGCAGATTTACATTTTGAAGCGATTCCTCAAGAATTTGCGATAGTAAATACTGCAGACCTCGTTAGTGAAAAGGAATCTAGAGATCTGAGTCTTTGGATTCTTTGTGGTGCTGTAGCGGTAATGTTCTGCTACAACTTACTACTATTCGTACTAGCAAGAGATAAAGGCTATATGTATTATGCCTTTTTCACGGTAGTTATTTTCTTTTTCAATCTAGCTTTTTCAGGAAAGTTTATTGAAATGATGCCGTCTGCAGAATTGAATGAGCTGTTCCAAAATTATGCTGGTTTCTTGGCGCTTTCAGGGATGATTCTTTTCTACAGAAAGTTATTCAACCTTAGAGAACGTTTCCCTCTATATGATAAAATCACCAAAGGATTATTAGTCTACTATGCACTATGTTTCCCATTGGTTTATTTCGGTTTTAACTCATTTGTAGTAAGTACAGGACCTTTAGCTTGGCTTTCAGTTTATGTCATCAGTTTTATCATTGCCATAAAACTAGGCAGACAAGGAAACCTTACAGCTAAATATTTTATGATCGGAAATGGCGTTTATTTCTTGTTTGCGGTAGTAGCAATGCTTCAAACTATTGGGCAACTGCCTCCTACTTTCTTAGGAATTAAACCCTATACCTTCACTATTTCAGGCTCAATCGTAGAATTGATTCTTTTCTCCCTAAGTTTGGGTGCTAAAATGAATGAGATGCAGAACAATCTTTTGAACAAAGAGATTGAATTGAGACATGAAGAAGAGAAAAGAAGAGAAAAGAAGAGAATTGGTGAGCAGACAAAATCAGCTTCTAGAAGAAAAGGTACAAGAACGTACGTTTGA
- a CDS encoding lipoyl domain-containing protein: MLKKLIQFFSSTSEESGKMNEAKVSRQKEDYETRDQIINQLEKLANEKEHISLFRLPQSIEDAKITSWLVNEGEWISAGSLLCEIETKKATFELESEIDGYIYFRQIENTFIDIDTPLCAFSSTKLTMDQES, encoded by the coding sequence ATGCTTAAGAAATTAATACAGTTTTTCAGTTCTACATCAGAAGAATCTGGTAAGATGAACGAGGCTAAAGTTTCCCGTCAAAAAGAGGATTATGAAACTAGAGATCAGATTATCAATCAGCTCGAAAAATTAGCTAATGAAAAAGAGCATATTTCACTTTTTAGACTTCCTCAATCAATCGAAGATGCTAAAATAACTTCTTGGCTAGTGAATGAAGGCGAGTGGATAAGTGCTGGAAGTTTACTTTGTGAAATTGAGACTAAAAAAGCAACTTTTGAATTGGAGTCTGAAATTGATGGCTATATCTATTTTAGGCAAATTGAAAATACGTTTATAGATATTGATACCCCTTTGTGTGCATTCAGTTCTACTAAACTGACGATGGATCAAGAATCTTAA